A genomic region of Prosthecobacter algae contains the following coding sequences:
- a CDS encoding peptidoglycan recognition protein family protein: MNKGSALLALPLALLAVVVFVACGSPAGRSKIAMWEARYNDSSLGRVTPEQLLREIGLRPDLIPAGKVGRYKYRPMTPRYITIHSTQNYSGNAYNHALALKRGALRATKRPGGNRIGFLTWHFTTQSNVAIQHLPCREQGEHADFDGPGNNYSIGIEMCEHRGNDIALTIDKTARLTAYLMYVYGIPLDHVVPHYHWPRISPSIKDPHKNCPHFLLDRGRPGPTWQWYLRRVNLHYNRLVPGPARSLG; encoded by the coding sequence ATGAACAAAGGCAGTGCTCTTCTGGCCCTCCCCCTCGCTCTTCTGGCTGTGGTTGTTTTCGTCGCCTGCGGCTCGCCCGCAGGCCGCTCGAAGATTGCCATGTGGGAAGCCCGTTACAATGACAGCTCCCTGGGACGCGTGACGCCGGAGCAATTGCTGCGGGAAATCGGCCTGCGGCCGGACCTCATTCCCGCCGGCAAGGTAGGCCGCTACAAATACCGGCCGATGACGCCGCGATACATCACCATCCACAGCACGCAGAACTATAGCGGCAATGCCTACAACCACGCCCTGGCGCTCAAACGCGGAGCCCTTCGTGCCACCAAGCGCCCAGGCGGCAACCGCATCGGCTTCCTCACCTGGCACTTCACGACGCAATCGAACGTCGCCATCCAGCACCTGCCCTGCCGTGAGCAGGGAGAGCACGCCGACTTCGACGGCCCAGGGAACAACTACAGCATCGGCATTGAGATGTGCGAGCATCGTGGCAACGACATCGCGCTGACGATTGACAAAACGGCCCGCCTCACCGCCTACCTCATGTATGTCTATGGCATCCCGCTGGACCATGTGGTGCCGCACTACCACTGGCCGCGCATCAGCCCAAGCATCAAGGACCCGCACAAGAACTGCCCTCACTTTTTGTTAGACCGTGGCCGTCCGGGCCCCACCTGGCAGTGGTACCTGCGCCGGGTGAACCTGCATTACAATCGCCTCGTCCCCGGCCCCGCGCGCTCCCTCGGCTGA
- a CDS encoding MGDG synthase family glycosyltransferase, protein MPVWSQWTDILFEFRQFSASDSLVILVLTAGFGDGHNTAAFSTAEALRRLCPGEDVQTCDLISEVQPRIATVLKNLYQQAITHFPSGWRMVYHMLEKSDVDPQDSAWLAPLVRGLREKIETLQPRLIISTYPLYAALMDALRKQQVPLPRLVTIITDSISVHRIWLMQPSDLYCVADAETHEVVEKLGIPANKVSITGFPVSLQFTETLPPDARPPGEQRILYLPSTTGRRVATTLAALVPLLEKGVKLTIPVGKHSSRLYHVLRKFTDALPQAPVEIIGWTNRIPELLRTHDVVICKAGGAILHEVLAARIPAVIDYVVPGQEEGNAEMLLSRHCAYRTFTSKETGEAVAKVLADGGKIGRQMRANMLAISVPDAAIRTAQTALELAAPLEATAPLV, encoded by the coding sequence TTGCCAGTCTGGAGTCAGTGGACTGACATTTTGTTTGAGTTCCGCCAATTCTCCGCCAGCGATAGCCTTGTGATTCTCGTCCTGACAGCAGGCTTTGGCGATGGGCATAACACCGCTGCTTTCTCAACCGCTGAAGCGCTGCGGCGACTCTGCCCAGGGGAAGATGTGCAGACGTGCGATCTCATCAGCGAGGTGCAGCCGCGCATCGCCACGGTGCTGAAGAATCTCTATCAGCAGGCCATCACCCACTTTCCCAGTGGCTGGCGCATGGTCTATCACATGCTGGAAAAATCTGACGTGGATCCCCAGGACAGCGCTTGGCTGGCCCCCCTGGTGCGTGGCCTGCGCGAAAAGATCGAGACCTTGCAGCCCCGTCTCATCATCAGCACCTACCCTCTGTATGCAGCGCTCATGGATGCGCTGCGCAAGCAGCAGGTGCCGCTGCCCAGGCTGGTCACCATCATCACGGATTCCATCAGCGTTCATCGCATCTGGCTCATGCAGCCCAGCGACCTCTACTGCGTGGCGGATGCGGAGACCCATGAGGTGGTGGAAAAGCTGGGCATCCCGGCAAACAAGGTGAGCATCACCGGGTTCCCTGTGAGCCTGCAGTTCACCGAAACCCTGCCGCCAGATGCCCGTCCGCCAGGCGAGCAACGCATCCTCTACCTGCCTTCGACGACGGGCCGTCGCGTGGCCACCACGCTGGCGGCCTTGGTCCCGCTGCTGGAAAAAGGCGTGAAGCTCACCATCCCGGTGGGCAAACACAGCTCCCGCCTCTACCACGTGCTGCGCAAGTTCACCGATGCGCTGCCGCAGGCTCCCGTGGAGATCATCGGCTGGACAAATCGCATCCCAGAATTGCTGCGCACCCACGACGTGGTGATTTGCAAAGCGGGCGGGGCGATCCTCCACGAAGTGCTTGCCGCACGCATCCCGGCCGTGATTGATTACGTGGTCCCTGGCCAGGAGGAAGGCAATGCGGAGATGCTGCTTTCCCGCCATTGTGCCTACCGCACCTTTACCTCCAAAGAAACCGGAGAGGCCGTGGCCAAAGTCTTAGCAGATGGGGGTAAAATAGGCCGCCAGATGCGGGCAAACATGCTGGCCATCAGCGTGCCGGATGCCGCCATACGCACCGCCCAGACAGCCCTGGAACTGGCCGCACCGCTGGAGGCTACGGCACCGCTGGTTTAG
- a CDS encoding PDZ domain-containing protein has protein sequence MITPLPSPKVLILLLTTVSQLALGELRAPLKPEEMTNGNQTLAPLAALQAQVARNTALLMNAKNKAVATLTWVGKEGYFITKASEVPRLEECTVKWGTAPKAQVREIRRDTRHDIVLGQAIHLPEVPAVSFISSKNLSFGQWIVSPAAGKVLKIGVISAKRREIKGFGAAMGIRMDDKPSSASGVRIIGVAEDSPAAAAGLIAGDLMMELAGEKIRDFRRVNELIFKRQPGEEIEIKYQRNDKLGSLKVRLASRTKVLSNWDGEDFANGGISIRTDNFAEVLQHDLPLNPLDMGGPVLDLKGRAVGINIARVDRITTFALPGELFWPMIQQWIEADRHPPKAQPASVATQKTATATPPTPAAAAKPAVP, from the coding sequence ATGATCACTCCCCTGCCATCCCCCAAAGTGCTGATCCTGCTGCTGACCACCGTCAGCCAACTGGCCCTGGGCGAACTGCGCGCCCCGCTGAAACCGGAGGAAATGACCAACGGCAACCAGACGCTGGCCCCGCTGGCGGCCCTGCAAGCGCAGGTGGCCCGTAACACGGCCCTGCTGATGAATGCAAAGAACAAGGCCGTGGCCACCTTGACCTGGGTGGGCAAGGAGGGCTACTTCATCACCAAGGCCAGTGAGGTGCCGCGACTGGAGGAATGCACTGTGAAATGGGGTACCGCGCCCAAGGCCCAGGTGCGGGAGATCCGCCGGGATACGCGCCATGACATCGTCCTCGGCCAGGCCATCCACCTGCCTGAGGTGCCAGCCGTCAGCTTCATCTCGTCCAAAAATCTTTCCTTCGGCCAATGGATCGTGTCCCCGGCGGCGGGCAAGGTGCTAAAGATCGGCGTCATCAGCGCCAAGCGCCGGGAGATCAAGGGCTTTGGTGCCGCCATGGGCATCCGCATGGATGACAAGCCCAGCAGTGCCAGCGGGGTGCGCATCATCGGCGTGGCGGAGGACAGTCCCGCAGCCGCCGCAGGCCTGATCGCAGGCGATCTCATGATGGAACTCGCCGGGGAAAAGATCCGCGACTTCCGCCGTGTGAACGAGCTCATCTTCAAACGCCAACCGGGTGAAGAAATCGAAATTAAATACCAGCGCAATGACAAGCTGGGGAGTCTGAAGGTGCGCCTGGCCAGCCGCACCAAGGTATTGTCCAACTGGGATGGCGAGGACTTTGCCAACGGCGGCATTTCCATCCGCACGGATAACTTTGCCGAAGTGCTGCAACACGATCTGCCCCTGAACCCGCTCGACATGGGAGGCCCAGTGCTGGACCTCAAGGGACGGGCCGTCGGCATCAACATTGCGAGGGTGGACCGCATCACCACCTTTGCCCTGCCGGGTGAGCTTTTCTGGCCGATGATCCAGCAATGGATCGAGGCGGACCGTCATCCGCCCAAGGCGCAGCCAGCGAGCGTCGCGACGCAGAAAACGGCAACGGCCACACCGCCTACCCCTGCCGCAGCGGCTAAACCAGCGGTGCCGTAG
- a CDS encoding S1C family serine protease yields the protein MKNALFARLMWMLLHVPGFAFAAGEPDFEPFLKLQDNVQSLLPKVRPAVVAIFTGDGTASGVIMSEDGLILTAAHVAERPGRELRVILEDGTVVQATTLGLDKTTDAALMQLNDTERKWPHVKVSRQVIKAQPGEWCFALGHPGGFDEKRGVVLRVGRIVKQTANSLQTDCVLMGGDSGGPLFDLNGDVIGIHSLIWEGRDENMHVSMAPFLRSWDEMKGSHVIHTWGIGSGGYLGIGTEMNAKGALEVVEVIAGSPSEKAGIKTGDVILSLNGEAITDLPQFTHAVRVRPAGEEVQLRLKNVSAERDVKITLGIRPKEEG from the coding sequence ATGAAAAATGCGCTCTTCGCCCGGCTCATGTGGATGCTCCTCCACGTGCCAGGATTTGCTTTCGCTGCGGGGGAGCCGGACTTTGAACCCTTCCTCAAGTTGCAGGACAATGTGCAGTCGCTGCTGCCCAAGGTACGCCCCGCCGTGGTGGCCATCTTTACGGGAGATGGCACGGCCAGCGGGGTGATCATGAGCGAAGATGGTCTCATCCTCACCGCTGCCCATGTGGCGGAACGCCCAGGCCGTGAGCTGCGCGTGATCCTGGAAGATGGCACGGTGGTGCAGGCCACCACCCTGGGTCTGGACAAGACCACCGATGCCGCGCTGATGCAGCTCAACGACACCGAGCGCAAATGGCCGCACGTCAAGGTTTCCCGCCAAGTGATCAAGGCGCAGCCGGGGGAGTGGTGCTTTGCGCTCGGTCACCCGGGCGGGTTTGATGAAAAACGTGGCGTGGTCCTGCGTGTGGGCCGCATTGTGAAACAGACCGCCAACTCCCTGCAAACTGACTGTGTGCTGATGGGAGGCGACTCGGGCGGCCCGCTCTTTGATCTGAATGGCGACGTCATCGGCATCCACAGCCTCATTTGGGAGGGGCGCGATGAGAACATGCATGTTTCCATGGCCCCTTTTCTGAGGTCCTGGGATGAAATGAAAGGCAGCCATGTCATCCACACCTGGGGCATCGGCAGCGGCGGGTACCTGGGCATAGGCACGGAGATGAATGCCAAGGGAGCGCTGGAGGTGGTGGAGGTCATAGCTGGTTCCCCCTCAGAAAAGGCTGGCATCAAAACCGGCGACGTCATCCTTTCCCTCAATGGCGAGGCAATCACCGACCTGCCGCAGTTTACCCATGCCGTGCGGGTGCGCCCTGCCGGTGAGGAAGTGCAGTTGCGCCTGAAGAATGTGAGCGCTGAACGCGACGTCAAAATCACCCTGGGCATCCGCCCGAAAGAAGAAGGATGA
- a CDS encoding PBP1A family penicillin-binding protein has product MKRPPPAPHRTPPPQSRWRRWWRLLLLALMGGSLLVTLTIAGTIAFYSHLARQYDLSKLGEMPERTVVLDAQGEMLGRMHGENRIVVPLSQVSPFFVKALLAREDSRFYDHGGIDYVGVARATVRNIKDRRVVQGASTITMQLARNSYPDLNDRSFHRKMLEMMLARRIEGYWTKDQILEHYVNRIFFGTNLYGIQRASQVYFGKHASQLNLSEAALIAGIIRSPVRFSPFRNFDGALKERDDVLKRMVATKVITTEEELAARYADIALHAQPAFQSQGGYALDAVRRDLDRVLEDHEIEDGGLIVYTTLSQELQTLAEQSVEKRLAVVEKLPGYKHPTKAAFDATWDGTQEVASTPYLQGAVTILDNATGGILALVGGRDYRQSKYNRATQGQRQIGSTVKPFVYATAIASGFLPGTFIDDAPIQPGEIEGAGAGWSPQNSDGKFTGQQTLTYGLVQSRNTMTIRVGNYAGLDRVLNLLGDAGIGSSAERTPQIFIGNLGGTPRDLTSAFSIFPNDGIRRRPFLIDKVTDKAGNILYSTSLLEADVVSPGVAHLMRRILGQVMDRGTAASVRSEHKFKEPAGGKTGTTNDYKDAWFAGYTDRVTCAVWVGLDKPQTIVDQGYGSRLAIPIWADVVKKAVELGYIPAGPRVEPPLAAVQLCHLSSQLATPACAASGTAYDEKLPYDLIPQGNCGAHQGVIAAPQYEDQPRGRSPGLLNRIRGWFR; this is encoded by the coding sequence ATGAAACGCCCGCCTCCCGCACCCCATCGTACGCCGCCTCCACAGTCCCGTTGGCGGCGCTGGTGGCGGCTGCTGTTGCTGGCCCTCATGGGCGGCAGCCTGCTGGTCACCCTCACCATCGCAGGCACCATCGCCTTTTATTCCCACCTGGCCCGGCAGTATGACCTCAGCAAGCTGGGCGAAATGCCGGAGCGCACCGTGGTGCTGGATGCCCAGGGGGAGATGCTGGGCCGCATGCATGGGGAAAACCGCATCGTGGTGCCGCTCAGCCAGGTGTCTCCCTTCTTTGTCAAAGCGCTCCTGGCTCGTGAGGACTCCCGCTTTTATGACCACGGGGGCATTGACTACGTCGGCGTGGCACGCGCGACGGTGAGGAACATCAAGGACCGCCGCGTGGTGCAGGGGGCCAGCACCATCACCATGCAGCTCGCTCGCAACAGCTACCCGGATCTCAACGACCGCAGCTTTCACCGCAAGATGCTGGAGATGATGCTGGCCCGCCGCATCGAGGGTTACTGGACGAAGGATCAAATCCTCGAGCACTACGTGAACCGCATCTTCTTCGGCACGAACCTCTACGGCATCCAGCGCGCCAGCCAGGTGTACTTTGGCAAGCACGCCAGCCAGCTCAATCTGAGCGAGGCCGCCCTCATCGCAGGCATCATCCGCAGCCCGGTGCGCTTCTCCCCCTTCCGCAATTTCGATGGCGCGCTGAAGGAGCGTGACGATGTGCTGAAGCGCATGGTGGCCACCAAAGTCATCACCACCGAGGAAGAACTGGCTGCCCGTTATGCCGACATCGCCCTGCACGCTCAGCCCGCCTTTCAAAGCCAGGGCGGTTACGCGCTCGATGCCGTCCGCCGGGATCTCGACCGCGTGCTGGAAGATCACGAGATCGAAGACGGCGGCCTCATTGTTTACACGACGCTGAGCCAGGAACTGCAAACACTGGCGGAGCAGTCCGTGGAAAAACGCCTCGCGGTGGTGGAAAAACTGCCCGGCTACAAGCACCCCACGAAGGCCGCCTTTGATGCCACCTGGGACGGCACCCAGGAGGTGGCCTCCACCCCGTATCTCCAGGGGGCGGTCACCATTTTGGACAATGCCACCGGCGGCATCCTCGCCCTGGTGGGTGGGCGTGACTATCGGCAGAGCAAGTACAACCGCGCCACCCAGGGCCAGCGCCAGATCGGCTCCACGGTGAAGCCGTTCGTCTATGCTACGGCCATCGCCAGCGGCTTCCTTCCCGGCACTTTCATTGACGATGCCCCCATTCAGCCCGGCGAGATCGAAGGCGCCGGGGCAGGGTGGTCCCCCCAGAACAGCGATGGCAAATTCACCGGTCAGCAAACGCTGACATACGGGCTGGTGCAAAGCCGCAACACCATGACCATCCGCGTGGGCAACTACGCGGGGCTGGACCGTGTGCTCAATTTGTTAGGCGATGCCGGCATCGGCAGTAGCGCCGAGCGTACCCCGCAGATTTTCATCGGCAACCTCGGTGGTACACCGCGCGACCTCACCAGCGCCTTCAGCATCTTCCCCAACGACGGCATCCGCCGCCGCCCCTTCCTCATTGATAAGGTCACGGACAAGGCTGGCAACATCCTTTACAGTACCAGCCTGCTGGAGGCCGATGTCGTCAGCCCGGGCGTGGCCCATCTCATGCGCCGCATTTTGGGGCAGGTGATGGATCGTGGCACCGCCGCCAGCGTGCGCAGCGAGCACAAATTCAAAGAGCCTGCCGGGGGCAAAACCGGCACCACCAATGATTACAAGGACGCCTGGTTTGCAGGCTACACGGATCGCGTCACCTGCGCCGTGTGGGTGGGGCTGGACAAGCCGCAAACCATTGTGGACCAGGGTTATGGTAGCCGCCTCGCCATCCCCATCTGGGCCGATGTGGTGAAAAAAGCGGTCGAGCTGGGCTACATTCCCGCAGGTCCGCGTGTGGAGCCACCGCTGGCCGCCGTGCAGCTCTGCCACCTCAGCAGCCAGCTCGCCACCCCCGCTTGTGCGGCGAGTGGCACGGCCTATGATGAAAAGCTGCCGTATGACCTCATTCCCCAGGGCAACTGCGGCGCACACCAGGGCGTCATCGCCGCCCCCCAGTATGAGGATCAGCCACGCGGCAGAAGCCCCGGGCTGCTGAATCGCATCCGCGGCTGGTTCCGTTAG